One genomic window of Fusarium keratoplasticum isolate Fu6.1 chromosome 3, whole genome shotgun sequence includes the following:
- a CDS encoding Mitochondrial zinc maintenance protein 1, mitochondrial, giving the protein MATVPALNAYRHLMRAARIAFQGDTHILSAAQLQIRNEFRQKASIDASGATAAIQHAEEVAKVLRENVVQGKKTEEGKDTYKLRIHEHTERGDNESILTAGNGNTTGGGCCGGGGR; this is encoded by the exons ATGGCAACCGTCCCTGCCCTCAATGCTTACCGACACCTGATGCGCGCGGCGCGGATCGCCTTCCAAG GTGACACCCATATTCTCTCGGCCGCACAGCTCCAGATCCGCAACGAGTTCCGCCAAAAGGCCTCGATCGATGCTTCCGGTGCCACGGCCGCCATCCAGCACGCCGAGGAGGTGGCCAAGGTTCTTCGCGAGAACGTGGTGCAGGGCAAGAAGAcagaggagggcaaggatACATACA AGCTACGGATACACGAGCATACGGAGCGAGGAGACAACGAGTCTATCCTTACGGCTGGAAACGGCAACACGACGGGAGGTGGCTGCTGCGGTGGCGGTGGTCGATAA
- a CDS encoding Sterol 24-C-methyltransferase gives MVASSTASNLEREDHKRDAEFNKAMHGSSAQARGGVAAMFRKGGSAKQAAVDEYFKHWDNKPAENETAEERAARTAEYATLTRHYYNLATDLYEYGWGQSFHFCRYSLGEPFYQAIARHEHYLAHHIGIKEGMKVLDVGCGVGGPAREIAKFTGAHITGLNNNDYQIERATHYAFKEGLSNQLTFVKGDFMQMSFPDNSFDAVYAIEATVHAPTLKGIYSEIFRVLKPGGVFGVYEWLMTDDYDNDNLHHREIRLGIEQGDGISNMCKISEGIAAIHDSGFEMLHHEDLADRPDPLPWYWPLAGELRYIQSVGDVFTIVRMTTWGRTIAHGLAGLLETLRLAPPGTKKTADSLALAADCLVAGAKEHLFTPMYLMVARKPAA, from the exons ATGGTTGCTTCATCGACCGCCTCCAACCTCGAGCGCGAGGACCACAAGCGCGATGCCGAGTTCAACAAGGCGATGCACGGCTCCTCTGCTCAGGCTCGAGGTGGTGTCGCTGCCATGTTCCGAAAGGGCGGTTCTGCTAAGCAGGCCGCCGTCGACGAGTACTTCAAGCACTGGGACAACAAGCCCGCTGAGAACGAGACTGCTGAGGAGCGCGCT GCCCGTACCGCTGAGTACGCCACTTTGACACGACA CTACTACAACCTCGCGACCGACCTATACGAGTACGGCTGGGGCCAGTCCTTCCACTTCTGCCGATACTCCCTTGGCGAGCCTTTCTACCAGGCCATCGCCCGTCATGAGCACTACCTCGCCCACCACATCGGCATCAAGGAAGGTATGAAGGTCCTTGATGTCGGCTGCGGTGTTGGTGGCCCCGCTCGCGAGATCGCCAAGTTCACCGGCGCTCACATCACCGGCCTGAACAACAACGACTACCAGATCGAGCGTGCTACCCACTACGCCTTCAAGGAGGGTCTGTCCAACCAGCTCACCTTTGTCAAGGGTGACTTCATG CAAATGTCTTTCCCTGACAACAGCTTTGATGCCGTCTACGCTATCGAGGCTACTGTCCACGCCCCTACTCTCAAGGGCATCTACAGCGAGATCTTCCGTGTCCTCAAGCCCGGTGGTGTCTTTGGTGTTTACGAGTGGCTCATGACCGACGActacgacaacgacaacctcCACCACCGTGAGATCCGACTGGGTATCGAGCAGGGTGATGGTATCTCCAACATGTGCAAGATCTCTGAGGGTATTGCCGCCATCCACGACTCCGGCTTTGAGATGCTGCACCACGAGGATCTGGCAGACCGCCCTGACCCCCTCCCCTGGTACTGGCCTCTGGCTGGTGAGCTCCGCTACATCCAGTCCGTTGGCGATGTCTTCACCATTGTCCGCATGACCACCTGGGGCCGAACTATTGCCCACGGCCTGGCTGGTCTCCTCGAGACTCTGCGACTCGCTCCCCCCGGCACCAAGAAGACCGCCGACAGTCTCGCCCTGGCTGCCGACTGCCTGGTCGCCGGTGCCAAGGAGCACCTCTTCACCCCCATGTACCTCATGGTGGCCCGCAAGCCTGCTGCGTAA
- a CDS encoding Pyruvate dehydrogenase E1 component subunit beta, whose protein sequence is MSRILRPAARLAASTRALRAPATTSFAQSAAARAALARPVLFGSTQTRSYAEGSASGVKEVTVRDALNEALAEELESNPKVFVLGEEVAQYNGAYKVTKGLLDRFGDKRVIDTPITESGFCGLAVGAALSGLHPVCEFMTFNFAMQAIDQIINSAAKTLYMSGGIQPCNITFRGPNGFAAGVGAQHSQDYSAWYGSIPGLKVVSPWSAEDAKGLLKAAIRDPNPVVVLENELMYGQSFPMSEAAQKDDFVIPFGKAKIERSGKDLTIVSLSRTVGQSLVAAENLKKKYGVDVEVINLRSVKPLDVETIIQSVKKTHRLLSVESGFPAFGVGSEILALTMEYAFDYLDAPAQRVTGSEVPTPYAQKLEEMAFPTEQLIEDYAAKLLRL, encoded by the exons atgtctcgCATCCTCCGACCTGCAGCTCGCCTAGCTGCCTCGACTCGGGCTCTTCGCGCTCCTGCCACTACCTCGTTCGCCCAGTCCGCCGCCGCGCGCGCTGCTCTCGCCAGGCCCGTCCTCTTCGGCTCTACCCAGACCCGATCTTACGCTGAGGGCTCCGCCTCCGGTGTCAAGGAGGTCACCGTCCGAGATGCGCTCAATGAGGCTCTtgctgaggagctcgagTCCAACCCCAAGGTCTTCGTCCTGGGCGAGGAGGTCGCCCAGTACAATGGTGCTTACAAGGTGACCAAGGGTCTTCTGGACCGCTTCGGTGACAAGCGTGTCATTGACACTCCCATCACCGAGTCTGGCTTCTGTGGTCTTGCTGTTGGTGCCGCTCTCAGCGGTCTTCACCCTGTG TGCGAGTTCATGACCTTCAACTTCGCCATGCAAGCCATCGATCAGATCATCAACTCCGCCGCTAAGACCCTCTACATGTCCGGTGGCATCCAGCCCTGCAACATCACCTTCCGTGGCCCCAACGGCTTCGCTGCCGGTGTCGGTGCTCAGCACTCCCAGGACTACTCCGCCTGGTACGGTAGCATTCCCGGCCTCAAGGTCGTCTCTCCCTGGAGCgccgaggatgccaaggGTCTTCTCAAGGCTGCCATCCGCGACCCCAACCCCGTCGTCGTTCTCGAGAACGAGTTGATGTACGGCCAGTCCTTCCCCATGTCCGAGGCTGCCCAGAAGGACGACTTCGTCATCCCCTtcggcaaggccaagattgagCGCTCTGGCAAGGACCTGACAATCGTCTCCCTGTCCCGCACTGTCGGTCAGTccctcgtcgccgccgagaacctcaagaagaagtacGGTGTCGACGTTGAGGTCATCAACCTGCGATCCGTCAAGCCTCTCGACGTTGAGACCATCATCCAGTCCGTCAAGAAGACACACCGTCTCCTGTCTGTCGAGTCCGGCTTCCCCGCCTTCGGTGTCGGTTCCGAGATCCTTGCTCTGACCATGGAGTACGCTTTCGACTACCTTGACGCCCCCGCCCAGCGAGTCACTGGTTCCGAGGTCCCTACTCCTTATGCCCAGAAGCTCGAAGAGATGGCCTTCCCCACTGAGCAGCTGATCGAGGACTACGCTGCCAAGCTGCTGCGACTGTAA
- a CDS encoding J domain-containing protein: MASVATVTLPLPALPSGWSAEKDFKAIGQLSEATQRSIEPVGPHFLAHARRARHKRTFSEDDRIQAQESAKKVEDGDESDESEPEDPMMLQREAKDWKTQDHYKILGLSKYRYKATEDQIKKAHRKKVLKHHPDKKAAHGGEDDDQFFKCIQKATDVLLDPVKRRQFDSVDEEADVEPPTKKQLQKGDYYKLWSKVFKSEARFSKTHPVPTFGDSNATKEQVEDFYNFWYNFDSWRTFEYLDEDVPDDNENRDQKRHMERKNANSRKKKKAEDNARLRKLLDDASAGDERIKRFRQEANAAKNKKRLEREAAEKKAKEDAQAAKEAAEKAAKEAEVAAKANRETAKKAKEAAKNAVKKNKRVLKGSVKDANYFAAGEPSPADIDNVLGDVETIQGKIDPDEIAALAGKLNGLKVADEIKSVWSGEVKRLVEAGKLKDGDIKVLA, translated from the exons ATGGCTTCCGTAGCTACCGTAACACTTCCCCTCCCCGCCCTCCCTAGCGGATGGAGCGCAGAGAAGGacttcaaggccatcggTCAGCTATCTGAGGCCACCCAGCGCAGCATCGAGCCTGTCGGCCCTCACTTCCTCGCCCACGCCCGACGAGCCCGCCACAAGCGCACCTTTTCCGAGGATGACCGCATTCAGGCCCAGGAGAGCgccaagaaggtcgaggatggcgatgagagcGACGAGAGCGAGCCCGAGGACCCCATGATGCTTCAgcgcgaggccaaggactGGAAG ACCCAGGACCACTACAAGATTCTTGGCCTCTCCAAGTACCGCTACAAGGCCACCGAGGACcagatcaagaaggcccaCCGCAAGAAGGTCCTTAAGCACCACCCCGATAAGAAGGCTGCCCacggcggcgaggacgacgaccaGTTCTTCAAGTGTATCCAGAAGGCCACCGATGTCCTTCTCGACCCTGTCAAGCGCCGCCAGTTCGACTcggtcgacgaggaggccgacgTCGAGCCCCccaccaagaagcagctccagaAGGGCGACTACTACAAGCTCTGGAGCAAGGTCTTCAAGTCCGAGGCCCGCTTCTCCAAGACACACCCCGTTCCCACCTTTGGCGACTCCAACGccaccaaggagcaggtCGAGGATTTCTACAACTTCTGGTACAACTTTGACAGCTGGAGAACTTTCGAGtacctcgacgaggatgtcCCCGACGACAACGAGAACCGTGACCAGAAGCGTCACATGGAGCGCAAGAACGCCAACTcgcgcaagaagaagaaggccgaggacaaCGCCCGTCTTCGCAAGCTGCTCGACGATGCCTCAGCCGGTGACGAGCGTATCAAGCGCTTCCGACAGGaggccaacgccgccaagaacaagaagcgTCTCGAACGCGAGGccgctgagaagaaggccaaggaggatgcccaggccgccaaggaggcaGCGGAGAAGGCCGCTAAGGAGGCTGAGGTCGCGGCCAAGGCTAACCGCGAGACTGCtaagaaggccaaggaggctgccaagaacgctgtcaagaagaacaagcgTGTGCTCAAGGGCTCTGTCAAGGACGCCAACTACTTTGCCGCCGGCGAGCCCAGCCCCGCCGATATCGACAACGTCCTGGGCGACGTCGAGACTATCCAGGGCAAGATCGATCCTGATGAGATCGCTGCTCTGGCTGGCAAGCTCAACGGTCTCAAGGTCGCtgacgagatcaagagcGTGTGGAGCGGAGAGGTCAAGAGGCTGGTTGAGGccggcaagctcaaggacggTGATATCAAGGTCCTGGCTTAA
- a CDS encoding BZIP domain-containing protein, whose product MNPIEMMTPGSFTDATTPPVDATTMNPMEMMTPKSFTGGESPSMASIKEEPSTPSSDSTSQKKPTKKRKSWGQVLPEPKTNLPPRKRAKTEDEKEQRRVERVLRNRRAAQSSRERKRLESEALMKRNKELENQLGELQRTNMLLANELAQYRRTYGIVTRSSSPLDSLRENAVTLSPELFGSQNATGMVDVMTPPHATVNPASLSPSLSPVTDSAATPVKEEPSMDVTTLSHVGGDAKVVPEVANLDGANIGLAPAASDDVAFSLGDSYDSSSDADRFVLENGLVKNGLFDSPCSSNLSEDYLLDYPSPSSNIYDDFDISQFFVDDATTAASEPLSSCDFSAANHALEPKVHDLVSPVS is encoded by the exons ATGAACCCCATAGAGATGATGACCCCCGGGTCCTTTACCGACGCTACGACACCTCCTGTTGACGCTACCACTATGAACCCaatggagatgatgacgcCCAAGTCGTTTACCGGTGGAGAGAGTCCTTCTATGGCCTCCATCAAGGAAGAGCCTTCAACACCCTCATCAGACTCAACTTCCCAGAAGAAGCccaccaagaagcgcaagtcCTGGGGTCAGGTCCTCCCTGAGCCCAAGACAAACCTCCCTCCTAG GAAACGGGCCAAGACCGAAGATGAAAAGGAGCAGCGTCGTGTCGAGCGTGTTCTCCGTAACCGCCGCGCCGCCCAGTCTTCCCGTGAACGCAAGAGGCTCGAGTCCGAAGCCCTCATGAAGAGGaacaaggagctcgagaacCAGCTTGGCGAGCTTCAGAGGACCAACATGTTGCTCGCCAACGAGCTTGCCCAGTACCGACGCACCTATGGAATTGTCACTCGATCTTCCTCTCCCCTGGACTCCCTTCGAGAGAACGCTGTTACCCTGTCACCAGAGCTCTTTGGCTCCCAGAACGCCACTGGCATGGTCGATGTCATGACACCCCCACACGCCACTGTCAACCCTGCGTCTCTCTCCCCCAGCCTTTCTCCGGTAACCGACTCTGCCGCGACCCCCGTGAAGGAGGAGCCGTCTATGGATGTGACTACCT TGTCACATGTCGGCGGAGATGCTAAGGTCGTTCCAGAAGTCGCTAACCTTGACGGCGCCAACATCGGGTTGGCTCCGGCAGCTTCGGATGATGTCGCTTTTAGCCTCGGTGATTCTTACGACTCTTCCTCTGACGCTGACCGATTCGTCCTCGAAAACGGTCTCGTCAAGAACGGTCTCTTCGATTCTCCTTGCTCTTCAAACCTCAGCGAGGACTACCTCCTCGACTACCCCTCTCCTTCGTCCAACATCTACGACGACTTCGACATTAGCCAGTTCTTCGTCGACGACGCAACCACGGCCGCTTCGGAACCTCTGTCATCTTGTGACTTCTCCGCTGCGAACCATGCCCTCGAGCCCAAGGTCCATGACCTTGTGTCTCCAGTCTCTTAG
- a CDS encoding Pre-mRNA-splicing factor slt-11, with translation MPPQIKQDLNRSGWESTDFPSVCETCLPENPYVKMIKEDYGAECKLCTRPFTVFAWSATRAHGRKKRTNICLTCARLKNCCQCCMLDLSFGLPIVVRDAALKMVAPGPQSDINREYFAQNNEKLIEEGKAGTEEYEKTDEKARELLRRLANSKPYFRKGKTIEDAGEGSKGGNAAVGAGVGGPGPIRTRDTKAAIAAGAKTSIKGRQVFPSAAQLPPSPRDWQPPADKNVMSLFVTGIEDDLPEYKLRDFFKVHGKIKSLVCSHMSHCAFVNYETREAAEKAAEACQGRAVVAGCPLRVRWGQPKAIGTMDKEQRAQMLKDAKQRQAGGQGQRAIEGGRGAGTRPAALPAPVAAPPGASDTPAYASLTGD, from the exons ATGCCGCCTCAGATCAAGCAGGACCTCAACCGCTCAGGATGGGAGTCGACCGACTTCCCGTCCGTCTGCGAGACGTGTCTGCCTGAGAATCCCTACgtcaagatgatcaaggaaGATTACGGTGCGGAATGCAAGTTG TGTACCAGACCCTTTACCGTCTTTGCATGGAGCGCCACCCGCGCCCATGGCCGTAAGAAGAGGACAAACATCTGCCTGACCTGCGCGCGACTCAAGAACTGCTGCCAATGCTGCATGCTCGATCTTTCGTTCGGTCTTCCAATCGTCGTACGAGATGCCGCCCTCAAAATGGTCGCCCCGGGTCCGCAGTCCGATATCAACCGAGAATACTTTGCCCAGAACAATgagaagctcatcgaggagggcaaggctGGAACAGAAGAGTACGAGAAGACGGACGAGAAGGCGCGCGAGCTGCTGCGCCGACTCGCCAACAGCAAACCCTACTTCCGAAAGGGCAAGACGATTGAGGATGCTGGTGAGGGTTCAAAGGGTGGAAACGCAGCTGTCGGCGCTGGCGTCGGCGGACCTGGACCGATTCGAACACGAGATACAAAGGCGGCCATTGCCGCAGGAGCAAAGACTAGCATTAAGGGTCGCCAGGTCTTCCCCAGCGCTGCCCAGCTGCCCCCGAGCCCGCGCGATTGGCAGCCCCCTGCCGACAAGAACGTCATGTCACTCTTCGTGACCGGTATCGAAGACGACCTGCCCGAGTACAAGCTGCGGGACTTCTTCAAGGTCCATGGAAAGATCAAGAGCTTGGTGTGCTCGCATATGTCACATTGCGCGTTTGTCAACTACGAGACTCGGGAGGCGGCAGAGAAGGCGGCGGAAGCCTGCCAGGGACGAGCCGTTGTTGCGGGATGCCCACTAAGGGTACGATGGGGACAGCCCAAGGCCATTGGGACTATGGACAAGGAGCAGAGAGCTCAGATGTTGAAGGATGCCAAGCAGCGCCAGGCGGGAGGTCAGGGCCAGCGGGCGATCGAGGGTGGCAGAGGCGCTGGAACCAGGCCAGCCGCGTTGCCTGCACCAGTGGCAGCGCCCCCCGGAGCATCTGATACGCCCGCATATGCCTCTCTGACCGGAGACTAA
- a CDS encoding NTP-transf-9 domain-containing protein, whose amino-acid sequence MQTSTRDLDLEFEGYLSFLEQQDLEDQEDESYYQYGSWLMPLEQLDQQLQLNQSQEDARDGQTASFKQPTTQTEPQLNRQAPNNVPSTDTTVRQSPAQQKLSQVDGGDRRAGSTARQLSAQQHPQLDRAQWSQLTQRNAGNPQTATRSQPQVQQASLSPGRRSGNNARGTRTTGGQLAAEHQKQLGRGALSYTRSIGATSGQSLVQKQSKFEKEGSSSDNPIVITHEQPSAPQQQLLDRRATSNVHLPRATPQPPAQPDRTERRDVSDNQNADTPNGPTPTPQHQQGQLKRKQPDSEQPHHHQRRVRQRIPGPMAPPPRPKMNVDDFPEVPRIEKIQRHLRVTYNGMEVAETSDGFWVLQQYRPPEYYLPKSSLKIPLTPTGYNPPCRFKGPRTHYSVKGPDGRLLANRVWSYEQPKPGYEAIRGYVSFYARPWQSFVDGERVVPYRTDFQGGWVTAEIVGVVSEFTPRF is encoded by the exons ATGCAGACGTCGACCAGGGATCTGGACCTCGAGTTTGAAGGATATCTGTCGTTCCTCGAGCAGCAAGACCTGGAAGACCAGGAAGACGAAAGCTACTATCAGTATGGGTCCTGGCTTATGCCTCTGGAGCAGCTCGACCAGCAACTTCAACTCAACCAGTCACAAGAGGACGCGAGAGATGGGCAGACCGCGTCTTTCAAGCAACCTACAACTCAGACAGAGCCACAACTCAACCGACAGGCTCCGAACAATGTCCCCAGCACTGATACAACCGTGAGACAGTCTCCAGCTCAACAAAAGCTGTCGCAGGTCGATGGCGGTGACCGGAGAGCCGGCTCAACCGCGAGACAACTCTCTGCTCAACAACACCCGCAGTTAGACAGAGCGCAGTGGTCTCAGTTGACGCAGCGAAATGCGGGAAATCCCCAGACCGCAACTCGCTCGCAACCTCAAGTTCAGCAAGCGTCGTTGTCTCCCGGCAGGCGGAGTGGGAACAATGCTCGGGGTACCCGCACAACTGGCGGTCAACTTGCTGCTGAACACCAGAAGCAACTCGGCCGGGGCGCATTGAGCTATACCCGTAGTATAGGCGCAACCTCTGGGCAATCTCTGGTTCAGAAGCAGTCCAAGTTCGAGAAAGAGGGCTCAAGCAGTGACAATCCGATTGTCATAACTCACGAGCAACCTTCGGCACCACAACAGCAGTTGCTCGATCGACGAGCCACTAGCAATGTCCATCTTCCAAGAGCAACACCGCAGCCTCCTGCTCAACCAGACCGAACCGAGCGACGGGACGTGAGCGATAATCAGAATGCCGATACACCAAATGggccaactccaactccacAACACCAGCAGGGGCAGCTCAAGCGGAAGCAACCAGATTCAGAACAgccccatcaccatcaaagACGGGTGCGGCAGCGAATCCCGGGTCCAATGGCACCTCCGCCTAGACCAAAGATGAACGTGGACGACTTTCCAGAGGTTCCGCGGATAGAAAAGATACAGAGACATCTCCGAGTTACCTACAACGGCATGGAGGTTGCTGAAACGTCGGACGGCTTCTGGGTTCTCCAGCAGTATCGACCGCCAG AATATTACCTTCCCAAGTCATCTCTCAAGATCCCTCTCACCCCCACGGGCTACAACCCACCGTGCAGATTCAAGGGCCCAAGAACGCACTACTCGGTGAAGGGTCCTGACGGCAGGCTCCTGGCCAACAGGGTCTGGTCCTATGAGCAACCGAAGCCGGGGTACGAGGCCATCCGGGGCTACGTCTCTTTCTACGCGCGGCCTTGGCAGTCGTTTGTAGACGGGGAGCGGGTGGTGCCGTACAGGACGGACTTTCAAGGCGGCTGGGTGACGGCAGAGATTGTCGGGGTGGTGAGCGAGTTTACGCCGAGGTTTTAG